From a region of the Actinopolymorpha singaporensis genome:
- a CDS encoding MASE1 domain-containing protein: MSGLTARRLSVVAFTILAVAFAYYVGAWLGLRDELLSRQLTPLWPATGVALVAILLLGNRVWPGIAVGSLLVHLSVGLTVPAAAAIAVGSTLAPLCAAYLLRRVGFRLECDRLRDALALVFLGAFASMTVTATITTGVLVAAHVLPPHDWWITWLVSWSSNAMGVVVVAPVLLVARKLRLPAKVSARRALEAGLLIGGTFAIAAVGTVSPFDVLFLVFPFLFWAAWRFQLAGAAPCVLVSALVVILAAEDGTGPFAGDSLLAKMVTLQAFVGSAALTALLLAAMVAERNHTYAEIEQACYRLADVMSLRDRAARHAKSWHGSAQDRRTPER, encoded by the coding sequence GTGTCGGGGCTCACCGCTCGACGGCTCAGCGTCGTCGCGTTCACCATCCTCGCCGTCGCGTTCGCCTACTACGTCGGCGCCTGGCTGGGCCTGCGCGACGAACTGCTCAGCCGCCAGCTGACTCCGCTGTGGCCGGCGACCGGTGTCGCACTGGTCGCGATCCTGCTGCTCGGTAACCGCGTCTGGCCCGGGATCGCCGTCGGCTCGCTGCTCGTGCACCTGTCGGTCGGCCTGACCGTCCCGGCGGCCGCGGCGATCGCGGTCGGCAGCACGCTCGCGCCCCTGTGCGCGGCCTATCTGCTGCGGCGCGTGGGGTTCCGGCTCGAGTGTGATCGCTTACGCGATGCGCTGGCCCTGGTGTTCCTGGGCGCGTTCGCGTCCATGACCGTGACCGCCACGATCACCACCGGCGTTCTCGTGGCGGCTCACGTCCTCCCACCACACGACTGGTGGATCACCTGGCTCGTCTCGTGGAGCAGCAACGCCATGGGTGTGGTCGTCGTCGCGCCAGTCCTGCTCGTGGCGCGCAAGCTCAGGTTGCCTGCGAAGGTCAGCGCCCGCCGAGCGCTGGAGGCCGGGCTCCTGATCGGCGGCACGTTCGCGATCGCGGCAGTGGGCACCGTCAGCCCGTTCGACGTCCTGTTCCTGGTCTTCCCGTTCCTGTTCTGGGCCGCCTGGCGGTTCCAGCTCGCGGGCGCCGCGCCGTGCGTCCTGGTCTCGGCCCTGGTCGTGATCCTGGCCGCGGAGGATGGTACGGGTCCGTTCGCCGGTGACTCGTTGCTCGCGAAGATGGTCACCCTGCAGGCGTTCGTCGGCTCCGCCGCGCTGACGGCCCTGTTGCTCGCGGCGATGGTCGCCGAACGCAACCACACGTACGCGGAGATCGAGCAGGCGTGCTACCGGCTGGCGGACGTGATGAGCCTGCGCGACCGGGCGGCCCGGCACGCGAAGAGCTGGCACGGATCCGCGCAGGACCGGCGCACGCCCGAGCGCTGA
- the aceB gene encoding malate synthase A has product MDVRNGEAGKVEVSGEVDGRGREILTEEALAFVAELQTRFGPRREELLARRSERRAQVARTGRLDFLPETAHIRAEPAWRVNLAPRDLIDRRVEITGPTDPKMAVNALNSGAQAWLADLEDANTPHWHNVVTGQVVLSDAVRRRLSYTSPDGKEYRLGDGRLATIIVRPRGWHLTERHVAVDGEPASASLVDFGLYFFHNAHELLGRGSGPYFYLPKLESHLEARLWADVFAYAEQRLGIRRGRVRATVLIETIPAAFEMEEILYELRHYAAGLNAGRWDYLFSIIKYFRDAGPDFVLPDRNAVTMTAPFMRAYTELLVRTCHKRGAFAIGGMAAFVPSRRDPAVNETAFERVRADKEREARDGFDGSWVAHPDLVPLCNEMFDVRLGAHRNQLSRLREDVHVTADDLLDLASTPGAVTMRGLRNNVAVALRYLTAWLGGTGAVAIFNLMEDAATAEIARSQLWQWIHNRTKLDTGEKVTPELVGDAVAEEYERLRAEVGTGDGGVGDSLDAARNLLERVVLGDDFVDFLTVPAYDLIDSTT; this is encoded by the coding sequence GTGGACGTCAGAAACGGCGAAGCCGGCAAGGTCGAGGTCAGCGGCGAGGTCGACGGGCGTGGTCGGGAGATCCTGACCGAGGAGGCGCTCGCGTTCGTCGCCGAACTCCAGACCCGTTTCGGTCCGCGTCGTGAGGAGTTGCTGGCCCGTCGGTCCGAACGCCGCGCCCAGGTGGCCCGGACCGGCCGCCTGGACTTCCTGCCGGAGACCGCACACATCCGCGCCGAGCCCGCGTGGCGGGTCAACCTCGCACCGCGTGACCTGATCGACCGGCGAGTGGAGATCACCGGGCCGACCGACCCGAAGATGGCGGTCAACGCGCTCAACTCCGGCGCCCAGGCGTGGCTGGCCGACCTCGAGGACGCCAACACCCCGCACTGGCACAACGTCGTGACCGGCCAGGTCGTGCTGTCCGACGCCGTACGGCGGCGCCTCTCGTACACCTCGCCGGACGGCAAGGAGTACCGCCTCGGCGACGGCAGGCTGGCGACCATCATCGTGCGGCCACGCGGCTGGCACCTGACCGAGCGGCACGTGGCCGTCGACGGCGAACCGGCCTCCGCCTCGCTGGTCGACTTCGGCCTGTACTTCTTCCACAACGCGCACGAACTCCTCGGCCGCGGCAGCGGGCCGTACTTCTATCTCCCCAAGCTGGAAAGCCACCTCGAGGCGCGGCTGTGGGCGGACGTCTTCGCCTACGCCGAACAACGGCTGGGCATCCGGCGCGGCCGGGTGCGGGCGACCGTGCTGATCGAGACCATCCCGGCGGCGTTCGAGATGGAGGAGATCCTCTACGAGCTGCGGCACTACGCCGCGGGCCTGAACGCCGGCCGCTGGGACTACCTGTTCAGCATCATCAAGTACTTCCGCGACGCCGGTCCGGACTTCGTTCTGCCGGACCGCAACGCGGTGACGATGACCGCGCCGTTCATGCGCGCCTACACCGAACTACTGGTGCGCACCTGCCACAAACGCGGGGCGTTCGCGATCGGCGGTATGGCCGCGTTCGTGCCCAGCCGGCGCGACCCCGCGGTGAACGAGACGGCGTTCGAACGCGTGCGCGCGGACAAGGAACGCGAGGCCAGGGATGGTTTCGACGGGTCCTGGGTGGCCCACCCCGACCTGGTGCCGTTGTGCAACGAGATGTTCGACGTACGCCTGGGCGCCCACCGCAACCAGCTGTCGCGGCTGCGTGAGGACGTCCACGTCACCGCCGACGACCTGCTCGACCTCGCGTCCACTCCGGGCGCGGTCACCATGCGCGGCCTGCGCAACAACGTCGCGGTGGCGCTGCGCTATCTGACCGCCTGGCTCGGTGGCACCGGTGCGGTGGCGATCTTCAACCTGATGGAGGACGCCGCGACCGCGGAGATCGCGCGTTCCCAGCTGTGGCAGTGGATTCACAACCGCACGAAGCTGGACACCGGGGAGAAGGTCACGCCCGAACTGGTGGGTGACGCGGTGGCCGAGGAGTACGAACGGCTGCGTGCCGAGGTCGGCACGGGCGACGGCGGCGTCGGCGACTCCCTGGACGCCGCCCGGAACCTGCTCGAACGCGTGGTGCTCGGCGACGACTTCGTCGACTTCCTCACCGTTCCCGCGTACGACCTGATCGACAGTACGACCTGA
- a CDS encoding NAD-dependent epimerase/dehydratase family protein: MRVVVIGSSGHIGSYLVPALVDAGHDVVAVSRGQSSPYRRASVWQRVERVVADRHAEDADGTFGKRIADLNADVVIDLICFEPPAARQLAEALRDRVQHLLHCGTIWVHGPSVEVPTTESAPRRPFGDYGVKKAEIEAYLLSEARLGRVPATVLHPGHIVGPGWRPINPAGHLDLAVFGDLAAGREVLLPNFGLETLHHVHADDVARSFLAALEHRNASLGEAFHVVSPAAVTLRGYAEAVAGWYGREADLRFAPYDEWKTTVTADAAQATWDHIAHSPNCSVAKAAALLDWRPRHTSLEAVYEALSWLGERGEVPSL, encoded by the coding sequence ATGCGCGTCGTCGTCATCGGCTCCAGCGGCCACATAGGCTCCTACCTCGTGCCCGCGCTGGTCGACGCCGGGCACGACGTGGTGGCGGTCAGCCGCGGGCAGAGCTCGCCCTACCGCCGCGCGTCGGTGTGGCAGCGGGTGGAGCGGGTGGTCGCCGACCGGCATGCCGAGGACGCCGACGGCACGTTCGGCAAGCGGATCGCCGACCTGAACGCCGACGTGGTGATCGACCTGATCTGCTTCGAGCCGCCGGCTGCCCGGCAGCTGGCCGAGGCGTTGCGCGACCGGGTCCAGCATCTCCTGCACTGCGGCACGATCTGGGTGCACGGGCCGAGCGTCGAGGTGCCCACGACCGAGAGCGCACCGCGCCGGCCGTTCGGCGACTACGGCGTGAAGAAGGCCGAGATCGAGGCCTACCTGCTCAGCGAGGCGCGGCTAGGGCGCGTCCCCGCGACCGTGCTGCACCCCGGGCACATCGTCGGGCCGGGCTGGCGGCCGATCAACCCGGCCGGCCATCTCGACCTCGCCGTGTTCGGTGACCTCGCCGCAGGACGGGAGGTGCTGCTGCCCAACTTCGGCCTGGAGACCCTGCACCACGTGCACGCCGACGACGTGGCCCGGTCGTTCCTCGCGGCGCTGGAACACCGCAACGCCTCCCTGGGCGAGGCTTTCCACGTCGTCTCCCCGGCCGCGGTGACATTGCGCGGGTACGCCGAGGCGGTCGCCGGGTGGTACGGCCGGGAAGCCGACCTGCGGTTCGCGCCGTACGACGAGTGGAAGACGACCGTCACCGCCGACGCCGCCCAGGCGACCTGGGACCACATCGCGCACAGCCCGAACTGCTCGGTGGCCAAGGCTGCCGCGCTGCTGGACTGGCGGCCCCGGCACACCTCGCTGGAAGCGGTGTACGAGGCGCTGTCCTGGCTCGGTGAGCGTGGAGAGGTGCCCTCGCTCTGA
- a CDS encoding SRPBCC domain-containing protein, whose protein sequence is MTNATNATTNATTTQVYRVYIKASPEAIWDAITKPEWTERYGYTGLVEYDLRPGGAYKVRPTAEFRAGAEANGHPVPDVIIDGEVQEADPPRRLVTTFRMLMDPSLAKEPATRVTHEIKEIGDGVCRLTLVHELEGAPGIASLVGGQLEDHGAGGGHAWVLSELKSLLETGKSFAEGR, encoded by the coding sequence ATGACGAACGCGACGAACGCAACGACGAACGCGACCACGACGCAGGTCTACCGGGTCTACATCAAGGCGAGCCCGGAGGCGATCTGGGACGCGATCACCAAGCCGGAGTGGACCGAGCGCTACGGCTACACCGGGCTCGTGGAGTACGACCTTCGCCCCGGCGGCGCCTACAAGGTACGGCCCACCGCGGAGTTCCGCGCCGGGGCGGAGGCGAACGGCCATCCCGTCCCGGACGTGATCATCGACGGCGAGGTGCAGGAGGCGGACCCGCCGCGCCGGCTGGTCACGACGTTCCGGATGCTGATGGACCCCTCGCTCGCCAAGGAACCGGCCACCCGGGTCACGCACGAGATCAAGGAGATCGGTGACGGCGTGTGCCGGCTGACCCTCGTCCACGAACTCGAAGGCGCACCGGGCATCGCCTCCCTGGTCGGCGGCCAGCTCGAGGACCACGGTGCCGGCGGCGGTCACGCCTGGGTGCTCAGCGAGCTGAAGAGCCTGCTGGAGACAGGGAAGTCGTTCGCCGAAGGACGGTGA
- a CDS encoding MFS transporter — protein MTATGRSAATESSESESNSRGGDGTRPETGEDSADRRPGWVRARPLAATRASYAALYAVDGAMLPFFSVFLAFVHGLDTAQIGVVLAVSSAAAVIAPPALTVAADRYGRAETLFLFVLAVSAIALSVFAFVGGYWWVVFVYAAFSLAREPTRPLLDGIFFASQRHIRALAEVSYHQVRIWGTVGYMVPGVLLYFVLTDRHSLWFLPLVAAGLATLGVAVAAMLPTGPLAGAPGARIGDPGRDGAGEPEPPRETVTLTGVVRAAGALLRVPSTAVFVVAMFWLQVAVTAYSTFYPLMVTEVVGLSPRWLGLVTNLGVLVEIAYMGAFGWLVRRLGWRWLMVLGAATAAVRVALLAAFPTVGVVVGTQLVHGMIIIVSMVAGRVILDRRAPDAIRHTTQGLYAMLVLGGGRIVGSAFGGLVASHDLSRVFWAAALAALVATLGLAWSLRGERPVAADGSPL, from the coding sequence GTGACCGCGACCGGACGAAGTGCGGCGACGGAGTCGAGCGAGAGCGAATCGAACAGCAGGGGCGGTGACGGCACCCGTCCGGAAACCGGTGAGGATTCCGCGGATCGGCGGCCCGGGTGGGTCCGCGCACGGCCACTTGCGGCCACCAGGGCGAGTTACGCGGCGTTGTACGCGGTGGACGGCGCGATGCTGCCGTTCTTCTCGGTCTTCCTCGCGTTCGTCCACGGGCTCGACACCGCGCAGATCGGCGTGGTCCTGGCGGTGTCCAGTGCGGCCGCGGTGATCGCGCCACCGGCGCTGACCGTGGCGGCCGACCGTTACGGCCGGGCAGAGACGTTGTTCCTGTTCGTGCTGGCGGTGTCGGCGATCGCCCTGTCGGTGTTCGCGTTCGTCGGCGGCTACTGGTGGGTCGTTTTCGTGTACGCCGCGTTCAGCCTGGCGCGCGAACCCACCCGGCCACTTCTGGACGGCATCTTCTTCGCCTCCCAGCGGCACATCCGGGCGCTGGCCGAGGTGAGCTACCACCAGGTGCGCATCTGGGGAACCGTCGGCTACATGGTGCCCGGCGTGTTGCTGTACTTCGTGCTCACCGACCGGCACTCGCTGTGGTTCCTTCCCCTGGTTGCGGCCGGGCTGGCGACGCTCGGTGTCGCGGTGGCGGCCATGCTGCCGACGGGGCCGCTGGCCGGCGCACCGGGCGCCCGGATCGGTGACCCGGGGCGCGACGGGGCCGGTGAACCCGAACCACCTCGCGAGACGGTGACGCTGACCGGGGTGGTGCGGGCAGCGGGCGCGTTGCTGCGGGTGCCGAGCACCGCGGTGTTCGTGGTCGCCATGTTCTGGCTGCAGGTGGCGGTCACGGCGTACTCCACGTTCTATCCGCTGATGGTCACCGAGGTGGTCGGCCTGTCACCGCGCTGGCTCGGCCTGGTCACCAACCTCGGCGTCCTGGTCGAGATCGCCTACATGGGGGCGTTCGGTTGGCTGGTACGCCGACTGGGCTGGCGTTGGCTGATGGTGCTCGGCGCGGCGACCGCCGCCGTCCGGGTGGCCTTGCTCGCGGCGTTCCCGACCGTCGGTGTCGTCGTCGGTACGCAGCTCGTACACGGCATGATCATCATCGTCTCGATGGTCGCCGGAAGAGTGATCCTGGACCGGCGCGCACCGGACGCCATCCGGCACACGACGCAGGGGCTGTACGCGATGCTCGTCCTCGGCGGCGGCCGGATCGTCGGCAGCGCGTTCGGCGGACTGGTCGCGAGCCACGACCTGTCGAGGGTGTTCTGGGCGGCCGCGCTGGCGGCACTGGTGGCCACGCTCGGCCTGGCCTGGAGTCTGCGGGGTGAACGGCCGGTCGCGGCGGACGGCTCGCCCTTGTAA
- a CDS encoding ArsR/SmtB family transcription factor translates to MAEDDAVFKALADPTRRFLLDLLFTRDGRTLTELESEVEMTRFGVMKHLRVLEAANLVVTRRSGREKLHFLNPVPIRLIHDRWIDKYTERQVAALADLKAQLEAPTDKEERP, encoded by the coding sequence GTGGCGGAGGACGACGCGGTGTTCAAGGCGCTCGCCGACCCGACGCGGCGTTTCCTGCTCGACCTGCTCTTCACGCGTGACGGCCGCACGCTGACCGAGCTCGAGTCGGAGGTGGAGATGACCCGCTTCGGGGTGATGAAGCATCTGCGGGTGCTCGAGGCCGCGAACCTCGTCGTCACCCGCCGGTCCGGTCGGGAGAAGTTGCACTTCCTCAATCCCGTACCCATCCGGCTGATCCACGACCGGTGGATCGACAAGTACACCGAGCGCCAGGTCGCCGCCCTCGCCGACCTCAAGGCGCAGCTCGAAGCACCCACAGACAAGGAAGAACGGCCATGA
- a CDS encoding aldo/keto reductase, whose product MTSATPTPATPTPATPTPAEKDAVPAQLRTRPLGRSGIRVSEIGLGAWQLGARREWAGPDEEESYRIIDEAVRLGCTFIDTASPYADGRSEEYIGRALEGRRDQVVLCTKFGFWAPGYQEDHSPDRIEEALELSLTRLRTDYLDVALIHSPPYELMDGRTVAHYRILQRLLDAGTIRAYGVADRASNADELRRIVHTTGSSVLETNINVLEQHQLDVIAEAAEAGVGVVVRTPLASGWLSGKYDRDSDFPNDDRRVWWTRAQVREKAAAAQRFRGLVPEGTTMTHAALRFLLAQPEISTVIPGAKSVAQLRHNVAAAQGTLPAATVAAIRDFGRRPAPGQHP is encoded by the coding sequence ATGACGTCCGCGACACCCACACCAGCCACACCCACACCAGCCACACCCACACCAGCAGAGAAGGATGCTGTTCCCGCTCAACTGCGCACCCGGCCACTCGGGCGATCCGGCATCCGGGTGAGCGAGATCGGGCTCGGCGCGTGGCAGCTCGGCGCCCGGCGGGAATGGGCGGGCCCGGACGAGGAGGAGTCGTACCGAATCATCGACGAGGCCGTACGACTGGGCTGCACGTTCATCGACACCGCCTCGCCGTACGCCGACGGCCGCAGCGAGGAGTACATCGGCCGCGCTCTCGAAGGCCGCCGCGACCAGGTGGTGCTGTGCACGAAGTTCGGGTTCTGGGCGCCCGGCTACCAGGAGGACCACTCACCGGACCGGATCGAGGAGGCACTGGAGCTCAGTCTGACCAGGCTGCGCACGGACTACCTCGACGTCGCGCTGATCCACAGTCCGCCGTACGAACTGATGGACGGGCGTACGGTCGCGCACTACCGCATCCTGCAACGTCTCCTTGACGCCGGCACCATCCGCGCCTACGGAGTCGCCGACCGGGCGAGCAACGCCGACGAGCTGCGGCGGATCGTGCACACAACCGGCAGCAGCGTCCTGGAGACGAACATCAACGTGCTCGAGCAACACCAGCTTGACGTCATCGCCGAGGCTGCCGAGGCCGGTGTCGGAGTGGTCGTGCGTACCCCACTCGCCTCCGGCTGGCTGTCCGGCAAGTACGACCGCGACAGCGACTTCCCTAACGACGACCGCCGGGTCTGGTGGACGCGTGCACAGGTACGCGAGAAGGCCGCGGCCGCGCAGAGGTTCCGCGGCCTCGTACCCGAGGGCACCACGATGACGCACGCCGCGCTGCGGTTCCTGCTCGCCCAGCCCGAGATCTCCACGGTCATCCCGGGCGCGAAGTCGGTCGCACAGCTACGGCACAACGTGGCCGCGGCGCAGGGGACCCTGCCTGCGGCGACGGTCGCGGCGATCCGGGACTTCGGCCGCCGGCCGGCACCCGGACAACACCCCTAG
- a CDS encoding FAD-dependent oxidoreductase: MQQIGEHALVLGAGMSGLLAARVLTEAYGRVTLLDRDPIRAAGSPRRGVPQGRHAHVLLARGGEVVEDLFPGITSELVADGAVVSHPLADFRFCAGGHTLRPVPIGATMLQCTRPFLEGHILDRVLALPGITVADRRDVVGLSVDEDRRRVTGVRVVRGRDASTTETLTAELVVDATGRAGRTPVWLRALGLPRPREEEFQVSVGYTSRLMRLPRDYAEREKAIAVGPIPDRPRGLALLEVEGGRHIVTLAGFEGRHRPPADDDGFVEFAATVSPPDVLAAIRRAEPLGEIATYRYQSSIRRHYQELPDLPEGLLVTGDALCSFNPIYGQGMTVAALQASTLRNTLAQGGTDLSRRFFRAASRVVEDPWNLGVGADLALPQIEGRRSPSTRLTGAYTRQVQAAGAVDDLVAREFVRVTHLLDPPGRLLRPALAWRVLRARMATSGRQEPRLTAPGR; the protein is encoded by the coding sequence ATGCAGCAGATCGGTGAGCACGCACTGGTCCTCGGCGCCGGGATGTCCGGCCTGCTGGCGGCCCGAGTTCTGACGGAGGCGTACGGCCGGGTGACGCTCCTCGACCGCGACCCCATCCGCGCCGCAGGGTCACCGCGGCGCGGGGTACCACAGGGACGACATGCCCACGTCCTCCTCGCGCGGGGAGGGGAGGTCGTCGAGGACCTGTTCCCGGGCATCACAAGCGAACTCGTCGCCGACGGAGCGGTTGTCTCCCACCCCTTGGCCGACTTCAGGTTCTGCGCCGGCGGCCACACGCTACGCCCCGTCCCGATCGGCGCCACCATGCTGCAGTGCACTCGCCCGTTCCTGGAAGGCCACATTCTCGATCGAGTACTCGCGCTGCCCGGGATCACGGTCGCCGACAGGCGCGACGTGGTTGGCCTGAGCGTCGACGAGGACCGCCGCCGGGTGACAGGCGTGCGCGTCGTACGGGGACGAGACGCGAGTACGACCGAGACGCTGACGGCCGAACTCGTCGTCGACGCCACCGGGAGGGCCGGCCGTACTCCCGTCTGGTTGCGGGCGCTCGGCCTCCCCCGCCCGCGGGAGGAGGAGTTCCAGGTCAGCGTCGGGTACACCAGCAGGCTCATGCGTCTCCCCCGCGACTACGCCGAACGGGAGAAGGCGATCGCCGTCGGGCCGATCCCGGACCGGCCGCGAGGCCTGGCGCTGCTCGAGGTCGAGGGTGGGCGCCACATCGTCACGCTCGCCGGCTTCGAGGGCCGGCACCGTCCACCGGCCGACGACGACGGCTTCGTCGAGTTCGCCGCGACCGTGTCCCCACCGGACGTCCTGGCCGCGATCCGGCGGGCCGAACCACTCGGCGAGATCGCCACCTACCGCTACCAGTCCTCGATCCGCCGGCACTACCAGGAGCTACCCGACCTCCCCGAGGGATTGCTGGTGACCGGCGACGCGTTGTGCAGCTTCAACCCCATCTACGGCCAGGGGATGACCGTGGCAGCGCTGCAGGCGTCGACGCTGCGGAACACCCTGGCCCAGGGCGGGACCGACCTCAGCCGCCGCTTCTTCCGGGCCGCATCCCGGGTCGTGGAGGACCCGTGGAATCTCGGGGTCGGAGCCGACCTCGCCCTGCCGCAGATCGAAGGGCGGCGGTCGCCCTCGACCAGGCTGACCGGCGCCTACACCCGCCAGGTGCAGGCAGCCGGTGCGGTCGACGACCTCGTCGCGCGGGAGTTCGTGCGGGTCACGCACCTGCTCGACCCGCCGGGCCGGCTCCTGCGTCCCGCACTGGCCTGGCGGGTGCTCCGAGCCCGGATGGCGACGTCGGGGCGGCAGGAGCCGCGACTCACCGCGCCCGGACGGTGA
- a CDS encoding HNH endonuclease: MPLDTLLKGTGAGTVDDTATVVRPRPCTCPCTDPKYAKQSTKKPANTEEPTSTETEGQAEDQVNKEKRRSTEPEKGPAGPGTAIDPHDGCPTCGGGGSARYLGTDGKPISAATVRRLACEADLIPVVLGGDGQVLDLGRSDRFFKEHQRRALAIRDGHHCNFPGCQIPEPRCITHHMTAWDHGGPTDLANGVLLCRHHHVTIHHKGWQVRMGTHGHPEYTPPEWSDPQRRILRP, from the coding sequence ATCCCACTCGACACCCTCCTGAAGGGCACCGGTGCGGGGACGGTCGACGACACCGCCACTGTCGTCCGTCCCAGGCCCTGCACCTGCCCCTGCACAGACCCCAAGTACGCCAAGCAGAGCACCAAGAAGCCCGCCAACACCGAAGAGCCGACATCAACGGAGACCGAAGGCCAGGCGGAAGACCAAGTAAACAAGGAGAAACGGCGATCAACCGAACCCGAGAAGGGTCCGGCGGGCCCGGGGACTGCCATCGACCCGCACGACGGGTGCCCGACGTGTGGAGGTGGCGGGTCAGCCCGCTACCTCGGCACCGACGGCAAACCCATCTCCGCCGCCACCGTGCGCCGGCTCGCCTGCGAGGCCGACCTCATCCCAGTCGTACTCGGCGGGGACGGGCAGGTGCTCGACCTCGGCCGCTCCGACCGTTTCTTCAAAGAACACCAACGCCGCGCACTGGCCATCCGCGACGGACACCACTGCAACTTCCCCGGCTGCCAAATCCCCGAACCACGCTGCATCACCCACCACATGACCGCCTGGGACCACGGCGGCCCGACAGACCTCGCCAACGGCGTACTCCTCTGCCGCCACCACCACGTCACCATCCACCACAAAGGCTGGCAAGTCCGCATGGGCACCCACGGCCACCCCGAATACACACCCCCGGAATGGTCCGACCCGCAGCGACGCATCCTCCGCCCGTAG
- a CDS encoding (deoxy)nucleoside triphosphate pyrophosphohydrolase: protein MSGPAIVVGAAIVRDGLLLAQQRAYPEAVAGRWELPGGRVEPGESEAAAVVRECQEELGVDVAVHDRIGPDVSLAGGEFVLRIHAATLTDPDAEPVAHEHRALRWVHAEDLDNLDWLEADRILLPALHALLVRPDA from the coding sequence GTGTCGGGACCCGCCATCGTGGTCGGCGCCGCGATCGTGCGCGACGGCCTCCTCCTCGCCCAGCAGCGCGCCTACCCCGAGGCGGTCGCCGGTCGCTGGGAACTCCCGGGAGGCCGGGTCGAGCCAGGCGAGTCCGAGGCCGCCGCCGTCGTACGCGAGTGCCAGGAGGAGCTCGGAGTCGACGTCGCCGTCCACGACCGGATCGGCCCGGACGTTTCCCTTGCAGGCGGAGAGTTCGTGCTGCGCATCCACGCCGCGACCCTCACCGATCCTGACGCCGAACCGGTCGCACACGAACACCGTGCCCTGCGCTGGGTCCATGCCGAGGACCTCGACAACCTGGACTGGCTGGAGGCGGACCGCATCCTGCTGCCCGCCCTGCACGCACTCCTCGTACGGCCGGATGCCTGA